From a region of the Eretmochelys imbricata isolate rEreImb1 chromosome 6, rEreImb1.hap1, whole genome shotgun sequence genome:
- the LOC144266518 gene encoding serum amyloid A protein-like, with amino-acid sequence SSPGAEDMWGAYSDMREANYKNSDKYFHARGNYDAGQRGPSGKWAAEVISDAREGWQGGISGRGAEDTRQDQEANAWGRSGGDPNRYRPEGLPSKY; translated from the exons tcttctccagGCGCTGAGGATATGTGGGGTGCATACAGCGACATGCGGGAGGCAAATTATAAAAATTCAGATAAATATTTCCATGCTCGTGGGAATTATGATGCTGGTCAAAGAGGGCCTAGCGGTAAATGGGCAGCAGAAGTTATTAG TGATGCCAGGGAAGGTTGGCAGGGTGGCATTAGCGGCAGAGGAGCCGAAGACACACGTCAAGACCAGGAGGCAAATGCATGGGGCAGAAGTGGAGGAGACCCAAACCGCTACAGACCAGAGGGCCTTCCCTCGAAATACTAA
- the LOC144265590 gene encoding serum amyloid A-5 protein-like: MKFYNCMLLLSLVLCVSAQNWFTDAGSFIRDAYRGAGDMWRAYSDMREANYKNSDKYFHARGNYDATRRGPGGKWAAEVISDAREGWQGGISSRGAEDTRQDQEANAWGRSGGDPNRYRPEGLPSKY; encoded by the exons ATGAAGTTCTATAACTGCATGTTGTTATTGTCCCTGGTACTATGTGTCAGTGCCCAGAACTGGTTCACTGATGCTGGATCATTCATAAGGGATGCTTATCGAG GTGCTGGGGATATGTGGCGTGCATACAGCGACATGCGGGAGGCAAATTATAAAAATTCAGATAAATATTTCCATGCTCGTGGGAATTATGATGCTACCCGAAGAGGGCCTGGCGGTAAATGGGCAGCAGAAGTTATAAG TGATGCCAGGGAAGGTTGGCAGGGTGGCATTAGCAGCAGAGGAGCCGAAGACACACGTCAAGACCAGGAGGCAAATGCATGGGGCAGAAGTGGAGGAGACCCAAACCGCTACAGACCAGAGGGCCTTCCCTCAAAATACTAA